DNA sequence from the Oryza brachyantha chromosome 5, ObraRS2, whole genome shotgun sequence genome:
TGCAGAGAGAGGGAACACTCAATCagcattaaaaatataggacTGATTTAAAGTCGACCTACTAAATTCAAGACAACTAACAATCATAACTCCCACGTTCTCTTCAAAACTACCACCCTTTCCCTCCCCATCCCTAAGATCTCAGCTTCTCTATGTAGTCTAGTCTCACATTGGTACTCTATCCTCACCCAACATTGTTCTTCCTACTACTAGTTTGTAGAGTCTGAGAAATTTCATGAGGTTGTCACACCGTTACAATTTGCTTCTCATGCCCCAAAACAACACCAAACCCTGCCACGAAAATACAAAATCACAATTGGCTGCTAATCGGAACGATTTTGTACATGCTTACTCCATTTTCTATTGGACAAAGGGCAAAGCTATTCCTGAACGAAGTTCAATTTCTTACTAAAGCAACGGAATGTACCTTCCGGAGCATTTCTTCTGTCGTCGGTCGATCCTCACGCTGCAGGCTGATGAAGTAAGACTGGAGCTTCTTTGCAGCCTCCATGAAATCCCTCGCGTGCCTCTCAACATCAACTGTTCAAGATTATACCAACAACACTTAAAAAATTCTGCATCCACAGTCGAGCACAGATGTAAAACGCTTAAATGCAATTGTCGTCATCTCAATCTCAGCAATTGCGAGACGCCGCAAATCAAAGCGCCCATGCACAACCAGTACGCCAGAATTTGCTCCCTGATCCCCATCCCTTAGGCAAAACAGCGAACACCTGGCGGGCaagccgccggcggccaagCAAGACCACCCTCCCCCGATCTCTTGCCGGGGAAGCGTACGAACGATGCAGACGGGGgtgcgggaggagagggggagggggggcggCCAGCACGACGTACTCTGGTGGGAGGACTGGAGGGAGCGGTCGACGGCCTGCAGCTCCCGCGCGGGGAGGCACGGCAgcatcgccgcctccagcgccgccacgCAGGCCATCATGTCGTCGCGCGCGCTCTCCCCGGGCCCCTgcggatgctgctgctgcggcggcgtctGCGCCGGCGACTGAGACGGCGGCTCAGCCATGAGCGACGGGAGAGGTGGGTGGGGGATCGCGAAACCCTCcttcgttttttatttttattttttgctggCTAGCAACTTGTTTCCTCGAAGGAGGTCACGCCGACCGTTGGCGGTAGGATGGACCGCTGGGATGGAACCGCCGCATAGACTGTGAAAAGACGAAGAATTGTCTACTTTTTAGAGCTATTTAATGACtgttaaataaattatctattacagagttgaaaatatattttatgaaggTGATATGATGGTTGTTCCCTCTGTttcaaatataagcatttataggatttaaattttgtaccatgatataaacattttagatATTGATTCCCATTATTTTAACCATTCTGATGATTTTAGATCCAATAAGATGCTTCAAAAATGAATCTaaccaatttaaaatttaaaaa
Encoded proteins:
- the LOC102721643 gene encoding mediator of RNA polymerase II transcription subunit 28, coding for MAEPPSQSPAQTPPQQQHPQGPGESARDDMMACVAALEAAMLPCLPARELQAVDRSLQSSHQIDVERHARDFMEAAKKLQSYFISLQREDRPTTEEMLRKDIATMEEELKTKSELIAKHKKLIEGWQKELKDQLGKHVTELERV